The DNA window GATAAATCTGCAAATGCTCTTTGATTCTTAGTAAAAGAGAGTAATCCTGGCAAATTAAAATGTTTTTACCCCATAAAACATCCCTTCTATCAATTAAAATATCCTCGAATACCCATTTTATTTTTGTTATCTCACCTGAATCCCAAAAGGCTATTTTGCCCTGAAACATCAAGGTTTCAATATTATCTTCCTGAATGGCAATACTAATAATTCCACTGTTTTTTAATTGATTAAGTAAATCAAATTCATCTATTCCTTCTTTTAGTGCTAATTCCCTTACTTTATCCAAACTCATTACCATGTCAATTGTTTTATAATCACTTTCTAATATATGACGTTGCAAA is part of the Atribacterota bacterium genome and encodes:
- a CDS encoding DUF5693 family protein, which codes for MKIIYHNMLFFLIALALIFSILTGLQRHILESDYKTIDMVMSLDKVRELALKEGIDEFDLLNQLKNSGIISIAIQEDNIETLMFQGKIAFWDSGEITKIKWVFEDILIDRRDVLWGKNILICQDYSLLLRIKEHLQIYLETNQIQELLTGNGQYGLIITGDKEELLKLGLGFSEEDIEMVQSPDYNVILRPKNSPRIKT